The following are encoded together in the Actinobacillus lignieresii genome:
- the lgt gene encoding prolipoprotein diacylglyceryl transferase: MNEQFIQFPQIDPIIFSIGPIALRWYGLMYLIGFGFAYWLGMRRAKNSNGVWTTEQVDQLIYTCFWGVVLGGRIGDVFFYNFERLLQDPMFLFRIWEGGMSFHGGLIGVIVAMIWVSFRQKRSFWNTADFIAPLIPFGLGMGRIGNFINDELWGRITDVPWAVLFPSGGYLPRHPSQLYEFFLEGVVLFFILNWFIKKPRPAGSVAGLFLIGYGVFRFLVEYVRDIDPNVNTVDDLITRGQLLSLPMIIGGLAIMIWAYSRKKA, encoded by the coding sequence ATGAACGAACAATTTATTCAATTTCCACAAATTGACCCGATTATTTTTAGTATCGGTCCAATCGCTTTGCGTTGGTACGGTTTAATGTATTTAATCGGTTTCGGTTTTGCTTATTGGCTTGGTATGCGTCGCGCAAAAAACTCCAACGGCGTTTGGACAACCGAACAAGTTGATCAGCTTATCTATACTTGCTTTTGGGGCGTAGTATTAGGCGGACGAATCGGCGACGTATTTTTCTATAATTTCGAGCGCTTGTTACAAGACCCGATGTTCTTATTCCGTATTTGGGAAGGCGGAATGTCATTCCACGGCGGTTTGATCGGTGTAATTGTCGCGATGATTTGGGTTTCTTTCCGCCAAAAACGTAGTTTCTGGAATACGGCAGATTTTATCGCACCGTTGATTCCGTTCGGGCTTGGAATGGGGCGTATCGGTAACTTTATCAATGATGAACTTTGGGGACGTATCACTGATGTGCCTTGGGCGGTATTATTCCCAAGCGGGGGATATTTACCTCGTCACCCTTCGCAACTCTATGAGTTTTTCCTAGAAGGTGTGGTACTGTTCTTCATCTTAAACTGGTTTATCAAAAAGCCCCGTCCGGCAGGTTCGGTAGCAGGACTGTTCTTAATCGGTTACGGTGTGTTCCGCTTCTTAGTCGAATATGTACGTGATATCGACCCGAACGTAAATACGGTAGATGATTTGATTACCCGAGGTCAGTTATTATCGTTACCAATGATTATCGGCGGACTGGCGATTATGATCTGGGCATATTCTCGTAAAAAAGCATAA
- a CDS encoding phosphoglycolate phosphatase, with the protein MTAKYKVIGFDLDGTLVNTLPDLTLVANSMFAEYGLPTTTQEKVLTWIGKGADIFFQNAIAYTGQVFDAQKLVQLRTSFDKYYAAYVCEESELYPNVKQTLETLREQGYTLVVITNKPTKLVEPVLSAFGIFELFSEYLGGQSLPKIKPHPDPMLHICEKFAIQPSEMLFVGDSENDVIAAKAAGCDVVGLTYGYNYNVPIEQSNPTFVTGEFADVLKFVG; encoded by the coding sequence ATGACTGCAAAATATAAAGTAATCGGTTTTGATCTGGACGGTACCTTGGTAAATACTCTGCCGGATTTAACTTTGGTGGCTAATTCGATGTTTGCCGAATACGGTTTACCAACTACGACGCAAGAGAAAGTCTTAACTTGGATTGGTAAAGGTGCGGATATTTTCTTTCAAAATGCGATTGCTTATACCGGACAAGTGTTTGATGCCCAAAAATTAGTGCAGTTACGTACCAGTTTCGATAAATATTATGCCGCTTACGTTTGCGAAGAAAGCGAGTTATATCCGAATGTAAAACAAACTTTAGAAACGTTGAGGGAACAAGGTTATACGTTGGTGGTGATTACCAATAAACCGACCAAATTGGTCGAGCCGGTATTAAGTGCGTTCGGGATTTTTGAATTGTTCAGCGAATATCTAGGCGGACAATCGTTACCGAAAATCAAACCGCATCCGGATCCGATGTTGCATATCTGTGAAAAATTTGCGATTCAGCCAAGTGAAATGTTATTTGTCGGTGATTCGGAAAATGACGTGATTGCCGCCAAAGCCGCCGGTTGTGATGTGGTCGGTTTAACTTACGGTTATAACTACAACGTGCCAATCGAGCAATCAAACCCAACCTTCGTTACCGGTGAATTTGCTGACGTATTGAAATTTGTTGGTTAA
- the trpS gene encoding tryptophan--tRNA ligase — protein sequence MTKPIVFSGVQPSGELTIGNYLGALRNWVKMQDDYDCLFCIVDLHAITVRQDPVALRKASLDVLALYLACGIDPNKSTIFIQSHVPEHTQLAWVLNCYTYFGEMSRMTQFKDKSARYEENVNVGLFTYPVLMAADILLYQANHVPVGDDQKQHLEITRDIANRFNALYGKKDAEGNVLEPVFQVPEVFIGKAGARVMSLLEPTKKMSKSDENRNNVIGLLEDPKAVAKKIKRAMTDGDEPPVVRYDRENKAGVSNLLDILSAVSGKTIAELEAEFEGKMYGHLKTEVAEQISSLLTDLQERYNHFRQDEALLERIFREGAEKARVRARKTLDEVYKLVGFVQ from the coding sequence ATGACCAAACCTATTGTATTTAGTGGTGTGCAACCATCGGGCGAATTAACGATCGGGAATTATTTAGGCGCACTGCGTAATTGGGTGAAAATGCAAGACGATTACGATTGCCTTTTCTGTATCGTTGATTTACACGCGATTACCGTGCGTCAAGATCCGGTAGCGTTACGTAAAGCCTCTTTGGATGTGTTAGCACTTTATTTAGCTTGCGGTATCGATCCGAACAAAAGTACTATCTTTATCCAATCACACGTACCTGAACATACTCAATTAGCGTGGGTATTAAATTGCTATACTTACTTCGGCGAAATGAGCCGTATGACCCAATTTAAAGATAAATCTGCACGTTATGAAGAAAACGTGAACGTCGGTTTATTTACTTATCCGGTATTAATGGCGGCGGATATTTTACTTTATCAGGCAAATCATGTGCCGGTAGGCGATGACCAAAAACAACACTTAGAAATCACTCGTGATATTGCCAACCGTTTTAATGCGTTATACGGTAAAAAAGATGCGGAAGGTAATGTACTTGAGCCGGTTTTCCAAGTGCCGGAAGTTTTTATCGGTAAAGCCGGTGCGCGAGTGATGTCCTTACTTGAACCGACCAAAAAAATGTCGAAATCGGATGAGAATCGTAATAACGTCATCGGTTTATTAGAAGACCCGAAAGCGGTTGCGAAGAAAATCAAACGTGCGATGACTGACGGTGACGAGCCGCCTGTAGTACGTTACGACCGTGAAAATAAAGCCGGCGTATCAAACTTATTAGATATTCTTTCTGCAGTCAGCGGTAAAACCATTGCCGAATTAGAAGCCGAATTTGAAGGCAAAATGTACGGTCACTTGAAAACCGAAGTGGCGGAACAAATTTCTTCATTATTAACCGATCTTCAAGAACGTTATAACCACTTCCGTCAAGATGAAGCGTTACTCGAAAGAATCTTCCGCGAAGGTGCGGAAAAAGCGAGAGTTCGAGCAAGAAAAACACTTGATGAAGTGTATAAATTAGTTGGTTTCGTACAATAA
- the matP gene encoding macrodomain Ter protein MatP, whose protein sequence is MRYQKLEIQEANWKWKYLLKKHREGENITKYEETSLIELKVQLLTTLQHSPEEIEQWIKQEMTAEQRKKMRQSVRARRKRYFNAEKITTKKKSIDLEYASWLRLSKYAKEKEMTLSEAVNYLMDELENQQIYQEQMAKMKSSLKDLLK, encoded by the coding sequence AAAATTAGAGATTCAAGAAGCGAATTGGAAATGGAAATATCTGCTGAAAAAACATCGTGAAGGCGAGAATATTACCAAATATGAAGAAACCAGTTTAATTGAGTTAAAAGTTCAGCTTTTAACCACGCTTCAACATTCTCCGGAAGAAATCGAACAGTGGATTAAACAAGAAATGACCGCCGAACAACGTAAGAAAATGCGTCAGTCGGTACGAGCAAGACGTAAACGTTATTTCAATGCGGAAAAAATTACCACCAAGAAAAAGTCGATCGATTTGGAATACGCCAGCTGGTTGCGCTTATCCAAATATGCCAAAGAAAAAGAAATGACGCTGTCGGAAGCGGTCAATTACTTAATGGACGAATTGGAAAATCAGCAAATCTATCAAGAACAAATGGCAAAAATGAAATCCAGTCTGAAAGATTTATTAAAATAA